From Rubripirellula tenax, a single genomic window includes:
- a CDS encoding DUF599 family protein, with protein MRVMVTREPRIFDSQIMASLRQGTSFFASTCLLAVGGVHGDSRSSTEKSSRQSSSPQQQPCEIIASSPSVMRSPPRRQYESRDASSSKIR; from the coding sequence ATGCGGGTCATGGTCACCCGCGAACCGCGCATCTTTGATTCCCAGATCATGGCGTCCCTGCGCCAAGGCACATCGTTCTTTGCCTCGACCTGTTTGCTGGCGGTCGGGGGGGTCCACGGAGACTCTCGATCAAGTACGGAGAAAAGCTCACGCCAGTCCTCGAGTCCGCAGCAGCAGCCATGTGAGATAATTGCTTCATCACCAAGCGTGATGCGCAGTCCACCGCGAAGGCAATATGAATCGAGAGATGCTAGTTCTTCTAAGATCAGGTGA
- a CDS encoding SMI1/KNR4 family protein, translating into MFDKLKSIRELSEKSYFSAVDAAEITLVEHRMGIVFPESLKALWREFGYFGLDKGLKDSEPSNQFNRLLTPIEIEGLVSTREDVGFSSPSDERIENAIPFMAYSEGGCFQLMLDDSAVYYFDDVVGSCLEEFIDKLSQHADFYRD; encoded by the coding sequence ATGTTTGATAAGCTGAAATCCATTCGCGAGTTGTCCGAGAAATCGTATTTTAGTGCGGTCGATGCAGCTGAGATTACGCTCGTTGAACATCGAATGGGGATCGTTTTTCCAGAATCGTTGAAGGCTCTTTGGCGGGAGTTTGGATACTTCGGTCTGGATAAGGGACTGAAAGACAGTGAGCCATCGAATCAGTTCAACCGTCTCCTGACTCCAATCGAAATAGAGGGATTGGTTTCAACAAGAGAGGATGTCGGCTTTTCGTCGCCGAGTGATGAACGGATCGAGAACGCCATTCCATTCATGGCTTACAGTGAAGGGGGGTGTTTTCAGCTGATGCTGGACGACAGCGCTGTTTACTATTTCGACGATGTTGTTGGCAGCTGTCTCGAAGAGTTCATCGATAAGCTTTCGCAACACGCGGATTTTTATCGTGACTAA